The Methanospirillum lacunae genome includes a window with the following:
- a CDS encoding PAS domain S-box protein yields MEKALVLLIDDELSFIEAVMDYLALTTEYDFDYALSPFEALEKISKNRYDVIVSDYTMPLMDGIELLKKIRSFSNIPFILFTGIGREDVIIEAINSGVDFYLQKGEDPVILFAKLNHLIQLGIEKKRANEALVENEIKYRELFEQSSIAILIFDADGFLEDINSAALTLFGLHSVSDIKGFSLSQYYPTLIQSLKSGKIVNRKKFFTQDELQRIHLPSSNGKNSIYVDITIIPHILSTGRISNYYVQIIDLTKEHTIEHNLLKTSEQLSLALDGSRIGLWDWYVQSGETTFNERWAEMVGYTLDELSPTTIKTWEDLTHPDDLELAKKIIYHHLSKDEPYYDIIIRMKHKDGNWVYVHDRGKVTEWDSMGNPVRMIGTHTDISDQKKTEDTLYRVRTILEAVGYVATQLMIAINDSVIYDLLARIGEAVQISRSYIYINKNHFVNSPLTTQTYVWTVGDCFEEQNRSNNIFQCNESQYNRWNAILKTGKIISGNVSDFQPEDQSILLEKKIKTIALIPIFSFDTFFGVIGFDDYNKEHYWSSEEIEALKAAAGLLGASFGRYRVDEELRISENNFSTFFNTIQDFLFVLNPEGIIKKVNDTVVKRLGYSEVELIDQSVEILNPESSIDEVLCKYNPHIDDETNCCVRTIVTKERNQIPVETRILSGYWNGLPSLFVVSKDISALKLSEEKFSKAFQSSGSIMSLSTLNEGIFIDVNKAFIETIGYTRPEVIGKSSLDLGMFIDQDIRKEIIQITREKGSVRNLRINIKTKDNRIITGMFSADVILIHDTEALLVVFNDITEIMRLNDSLLTANNKLNLLSSITRHDILNQIQNLILLEGLFRRKIPTEVPVSSELEKLRKSIDTIHRQILFTRDYQDMGIKSPEWISVKDIVVKEKRNKIFSDISVEIRIGDLEIYADPMFSKVCYNLMENAVRHGGSVTKMEISFNNSPDNGILIFQDNGNGIDISEKVNIFKRGYGQNTGFGLFLTQEILAITGMTIHETGSPKHGARFEIEIPSGGYRFNVE; encoded by the coding sequence ATGGAAAAGGCTTTGGTTCTCCTGATAGACGATGAACTATCGTTTATTGAGGCTGTTATGGATTACTTAGCCTTAACTACTGAATATGACTTTGATTATGCTTTATCTCCTTTTGAAGCCCTTGAAAAAATCTCTAAAAACCGGTATGATGTGATAGTATCTGATTATACCATGCCACTGATGGATGGAATTGAATTATTAAAAAAGATCAGATCATTCTCCAACATTCCTTTTATTCTCTTTACTGGAATAGGTAGAGAGGATGTAATTATTGAAGCTATCAATAGTGGTGTCGATTTTTACCTGCAAAAAGGTGAAGATCCTGTTATTCTATTTGCCAAACTTAACCACCTGATACAGTTAGGTATCGAGAAAAAAAGGGCAAATGAAGCATTAGTAGAAAATGAGATAAAATATCGCGAACTATTTGAACAATCTTCTATTGCGATATTAATATTTGATGCAGATGGATTTTTAGAAGATATCAATTCAGCAGCTCTGACATTATTTGGATTGCATTCAGTCTCTGATATCAAGGGATTTTCTTTATCGCAATACTATCCGACCCTTATTCAAAGTTTGAAATCTGGCAAAATAGTAAATAGAAAGAAATTTTTTACCCAGGATGAGTTACAAAGAATTCATCTCCCATCTTCAAATGGTAAAAATAGTATCTATGTTGATATCACAATTATTCCTCATATCCTGTCTACTGGGAGAATCTCTAACTATTATGTCCAGATTATCGATCTTACAAAAGAACATACAATTGAGCATAATCTTTTGAAAACCTCTGAACAACTGAGTCTTGCCCTTGATGGTTCAAGAATTGGTCTGTGGGATTGGTATGTGCAATCCGGAGAAACAACTTTCAATGAGCGATGGGCTGAGATGGTAGGATACACATTAGATGAGTTATCCCCAACAACAATCAAAACCTGGGAGGATTTGACACATCCCGATGATCTTGAGTTGGCAAAAAAAATAATCTATCATCATCTCTCAAAAGATGAACCTTATTATGACATTATTATCCGGATGAAACATAAAGATGGTAACTGGGTCTATGTTCATGATAGGGGAAAAGTCACAGAATGGGATTCAATGGGAAATCCTGTCAGAATGATAGGGACACATACTGATATTTCAGACCAGAAAAAGACCGAAGATACATTATACCGGGTTCGTACGATATTAGAAGCGGTAGGCTATGTCGCTACCCAATTGATGATTGCAATAAATGATTCTGTAATTTATGATTTATTGGCACGAATTGGAGAAGCTGTTCAAATATCCCGTTCATACATTTATATTAATAAAAATCATTTTGTCAATTCACCTCTTACAACTCAAACCTATGTATGGACAGTAGGAGATTGTTTCGAAGAACAGAATAGATCAAACAATATTTTTCAATGTAATGAGTCACAATATAATCGATGGAATGCAATATTAAAAACCGGAAAAATAATATCTGGAAATGTGTCTGATTTCCAACCGGAAGATCAAAGTATCCTGCTTGAAAAAAAGATCAAAACCATTGCACTTATTCCGATCTTCTCTTTTGATACCTTTTTTGGAGTTATTGGGTTTGATGATTACAATAAAGAACACTACTGGAGTTCAGAAGAAATCGAAGCCCTAAAAGCAGCAGCCGGATTACTTGGCGCCTCTTTTGGACGATACAGGGTGGATGAAGAGTTACGAATAAGTGAAAATAATTTTTCAACGTTTTTTAATACGATCCAGGACTTTCTTTTTGTTTTAAATCCGGAAGGAATCATCAAAAAGGTGAATGATACGGTTGTAAAAAGACTTGGCTACTCTGAAGTTGAGTTAATCGATCAGTCTGTAGAGATATTAAACCCTGAATCCAGTATTGATGAAGTATTATGTAAATATAATCCTCATATTGATGATGAAACCAATTGTTGTGTAAGAACAATAGTCACAAAGGAGAGAAATCAGATTCCCGTGGAGACCCGAATATTATCCGGATATTGGAATGGTCTTCCTTCACTATTTGTTGTATCTAAAGATATTTCCGCTTTGAAATTATCAGAGGAAAAATTCTCAAAAGCATTTCAGTCCAGCGGATCGATTATGTCATTATCTACTTTGAATGAGGGAATATTTATTGATGTTAATAAGGCATTTATTGAAACCATTGGGTATACACGTCCGGAAGTAATTGGAAAAAGTTCATTAGACCTGGGAATGTTTATTGATCAGGATATACGTAAAGAAATAATACAGATAACTCGTGAAAAAGGCAGTGTTAGAAATCTTCGTATTAACATAAAAACCAAGGATAATAGAATAATTACCGGAATGTTTTCTGCAGATGTTATTCTGATTCACGATACTGAGGCATTATTGGTAGTATTCAATGATATAACTGAAATTATGCGATTAAATGACTCTCTCCTGACTGCTAATAATAAGTTAAACCTCCTCTCTTCAATAACACGTCATGATATTCTTAATCAGATCCAAAACCTGATTTTGCTTGAGGGGTTATTCAGGAGAAAAATTCCTACCGAAGTCCCGGTAAGTTCAGAACTTGAGAAATTACGCAAGTCTATAGATACAATACATCGTCAGATCCTGTTTACCCGTGATTATCAGGATATGGGCATAAAAAGCCCTGAGTGGATTTCTGTAAAAGATATTGTTGTTAAAGAAAAAAGGAATAAAATTTTCTCTGATATTTCAGTAGAAATCAGGATTGGTGATCTAGAAATCTATGCTGATCCAATGTTTTCCAAAGTCTGTTATAATTTAATGGAAAATGCTGTTCGTCATGGTGGTTCTGTTACGAAAATGGAAATTTCGTTTAATAATTCCCCTGATAATGGTATTCTTATATTTCAAGACAATGGTAATGGCATTGATATCTCTGAGAAAGTAAACATCTTTAAAAGAGGATATGGGCAAAATACCGGGTTTGGACTATTTTTAACTCAGGAAATCCTTGCAATAACCGGTATGACTATACACGAAACAGGATCACCTAAACATGGAGCCAGATTTGAGATTGAAATACCGTCTGGTGGATATCGGTTTAATGTAGAATAA
- a CDS encoding oligosaccharyl transferase, archaeosortase A system-associated — protein sequence MQCNITRKNVIIGIILLILTILAFYLRMWPGFEANLNVISNVAMDDPMYNLRMVEQTVANFPHYAWFDPMTYYPQGQPQHWGPLFTLISAAACILVGATTRVDIASVCLFIPGIMAALMIPITYATVKLVSDWKSAIATAAFMTIVPGQYFFRSYYGYFDHHIGEVLFSTLFCLCYLYALVYCRKNPVQIEDKNTWKIPILLGLLCGFTYVLGLAIMPTMLVFALIVAIITPIWFMIQRYNHHLGASALVINTTTFIIAIIGFFSIGVNTSQLGMDFYSTGHPIAYGLIILGTWILFGFSYYLRKKSLISFVLAIIGVTILGIVLFALLFPSMFSYFLQNANAFFGQDIHWKTIQEARQWTIFDAWRTFNYSLFLFAGGILVLLRKFRREINPSYIFLLIWTGLILYATCEHIRYEYYMAVPIAMLSGIAVGSAIDLALPHKKQEQKATEQDQKRPAHSKSGSRKVQGTVHHQSRFTRGVGIIVLIIVAILSILFTMNAIADDKSLGIFQLNTDWWEACSWLENNTPDTGLDFYKIYNENSFHQPPESYGIMSWWDYGHIILELGDRLPNANPFQFGVDGENGAARFFVTTNESVASGIMDKLHTKYVMTDYEMDTDKFWAMATWDNPEIGAYPYQRSFILPDPDNPNTGQNIPFFVEPYYRTMVSRLHNFDGSMQEPNKVHYIQYMDPSSSHTSSPLIVNGSEVPYQVAEQLVKNDQNSLGSKFNSTLVNYVYTSPLSTVPALNHFRLVYESSTRASPDELPDVRYVKVFEYVPGAHLTGEGILEIPIITNTGRTFTYRQESVNGSFTLPYPTSAKVGDIQTLGPYKNEQTGKEYTVTEEQVQKEENIL from the coding sequence ATGCAATGTAATATTACCAGGAAAAATGTAATTATTGGAATAATACTTCTAATTTTAACAATTCTTGCGTTTTATCTCAGAATGTGGCCAGGATTTGAGGCCAATCTTAATGTTATTTCTAATGTAGCCATGGATGATCCCATGTATAACCTGCGAATGGTTGAACAGACCGTGGCTAATTTCCCGCACTATGCATGGTTTGACCCGATGACATATTACCCACAGGGCCAACCACAGCATTGGGGACCACTTTTTACGTTGATATCAGCAGCCGCATGTATTCTGGTTGGAGCAACCACACGGGTTGATATCGCTTCGGTATGTCTTTTCATCCCAGGGATTATGGCTGCACTTATGATCCCAATCACATATGCAACAGTCAAACTGGTGTCAGACTGGAAGAGTGCGATTGCAACTGCAGCATTCATGACAATAGTGCCGGGTCAGTATTTTTTCAGGTCATACTACGGGTATTTTGACCATCATATCGGGGAAGTTTTATTCAGCACGCTGTTTTGTCTGTGTTACCTATATGCCTTGGTTTACTGTAGGAAAAATCCGGTCCAGATAGAAGACAAAAACACCTGGAAGATCCCAATCCTGCTCGGGCTTCTCTGTGGATTTACGTATGTCCTTGGTCTGGCCATAATGCCGACAATGCTAGTTTTTGCACTTATTGTTGCAATAATTACGCCGATATGGTTTATGATCCAGCGTTATAATCACCACCTCGGAGCTTCAGCCCTGGTCATAAATACAACCACCTTCATCATAGCAATTATCGGGTTTTTTTCAATTGGTGTTAATACATCCCAGCTTGGAATGGACTTTTATTCAACCGGACATCCGATTGCATATGGCCTTATCATTCTGGGAACCTGGATACTCTTTGGATTCTCATATTACCTGCGTAAGAAATCTCTCATCTCCTTTGTGCTTGCAATAATAGGGGTAACAATTCTTGGTATAGTCCTGTTTGCACTGCTCTTCCCTTCGATGTTTTCATATTTCCTTCAAAATGCCAATGCATTCTTTGGACAAGATATACACTGGAAAACAATTCAGGAGGCCAGGCAATGGACAATCTTTGATGCATGGCGAACATTTAACTACAGCCTGTTCCTATTCGCTGGTGGAATTCTCGTTTTACTCAGGAAATTCAGGCGAGAAATTAATCCATCCTACATTTTTCTGCTAATCTGGACAGGGCTGATTTTGTACGCAACATGCGAACATATCAGGTACGAATATTACATGGCTGTTCCAATTGCCATGCTATCAGGTATTGCGGTCGGATCTGCAATTGATCTGGCCCTCCCACACAAAAAGCAGGAACAAAAAGCAACAGAACAAGATCAAAAAAGACCTGCACATTCCAAGTCAGGATCCAGGAAAGTGCAAGGGACTGTTCATCATCAATCAAGATTCACCAGGGGAGTAGGAATTATTGTTCTGATCATCGTAGCAATTTTAAGCATTCTCTTTACGATGAATGCCATCGCTGATGACAAGTCACTTGGTATTTTTCAATTGAACACTGACTGGTGGGAAGCATGTTCATGGCTTGAAAACAATACTCCGGATACCGGACTTGATTTCTACAAAATATATAATGAAAACTCTTTCCATCAGCCTCCTGAATCATACGGTATAATGTCATGGTGGGATTATGGGCACATTATCCTGGAACTCGGAGACAGACTACCAAATGCAAATCCATTCCAGTTTGGAGTTGATGGAGAAAATGGTGCAGCACGGTTCTTTGTCACAACCAATGAATCCGTAGCTTCAGGAATTATGGACAAACTTCATACCAAGTACGTAATGACCGATTACGAAATGGATACTGACAAATTCTGGGCAATGGCAACATGGGATAACCCTGAAATTGGTGCATATCCATATCAGCGTTCGTTTATTCTTCCAGACCCGGATAATCCAAATACCGGTCAGAACATTCCATTCTTTGTGGAACCCTATTACAGGACTATGGTCTCCCGGCTCCACAATTTTGATGGATCAATGCAGGAACCAAACAAAGTCCATTACATACAGTACATGGATCCGAGTTCCTCGCATACAAGTAGTCCATTAATCGTAAATGGCTCAGAAGTTCCATATCAGGTTGCAGAGCAATTAGTAAAGAATGATCAGAACAGCCTGGGTTCAAAATTTAATTCCACTCTCGTGAACTATGTATATACCTCTCCACTTTCAACAGTTCCGGCATTAAATCACTTCCGGCTGGTTTATGAATCATCTACCCGGGCATCACCTGATGAACTGCCTGATGTAAGATACGTAAAGGTCTTCGAGTACGTTCCCGGGGCCCATCTGACAGGAGAGGGAATTCTTGAGATCCCGATAATAACCAACACAGGAAGAACATTTACCTATAGGCAGGAGAGTGTCAATGGATCGTTCACCCTTCCATACCCGACAAGTGCAAAGGTAGGAGATATTCAAACGCTTGGACCATATAAGAACGAACAGACAGGAAAAGAATACACAGTTACCGAGGAACAGGTTCAGAAAGAAGAAAATATCCTCTGA